In the genome of Anaerolineales bacterium, the window TCCGATATTGACCGAATCCCCTCCGACCTCCCGTGCGGCGAGCTTGGGATGGAGACGCTCCCCGGACAGGGCCCTCTGTACTGGTACTTCGAGTGTGACCTAGCCGCCCCGGCGCCGGAGGTTGCCCCCTCGTCCTTCCGGCCGGCCCGGCCTTCTGCAGGCAGGCGGGGTGAGACCAGCGCGCAGTCAGCCGGGTTGTGATGGGCCAGGCTCGTGTCAACTCGGGCAAAACACATAGGCCCTCTGGCCCCAGGTGGGCGAAGGTAGAATAGGGCCGAACCAGAGAGGCCCCTCACAAGAATGGCACCCGGAAGACACATCACCGACAACCTAGACGCCCTGCTCGACGTCCTTCCCAGGACGATCGCCCAGCGCCTGGTTGAGATTGACCGCTCCGACGATCTGCTGGAGGTTATCCTCGACTTGGGCCGCATCCCCGCCGCCCGCTTCGTCGATCGCGAGGTGCCCCTGCAGGAGCACGAGACTCTGCCCGAGGACCTCGAATACGTCGTCGCCCGGATCGGCGAGTTCGACGCCGATAATCGGGCCGGCATGGAGCGGACGCTCCACCGCATCTCCGCCATCCGCAACCGACATGACCGGATCGTCGGGCTCACCTGCCGCGTCGGCCGCGCCGTATACGGCACGATCGACATCATCCAGGACCTGATCGGCGGTGGCAAGTCGGTGCTGCTGGTTGGGCGGCCAGGCGTCGGCAAGACAACCATGTTGCGTGAGGCCGCCCGCATCCTGGCCGAAGACAAGCGGGTGGTGATCGTCGACACCTCGAACGAGATCGCCGGAGACGGGGACGTGCCGCATCCGGCGATCGGCCGCGCCCGGCGGATGCAGGTTCGAAAACCGAATCTCCAGCACGAGGTGATGATCGAGGCTGTCGAGAATCACAATCCGCAAGTGATCGTGATCGACGAGATCGGCCGCGAGTTGGAGGCCGTCGCCGCCCGCACCATCGCCGAGCGCGGCGTGCAGTTGATCGGCACGGCCCACGGCAACACCCTCGAGAACCTGCTGCTCAATCCGACCTTGTCCGACCTGGTGGGGGGCATCGAGTCCGTCACCCTGTCCGACGAGGAGGCCCGCCGCCGCGGGACGCAGAAGACCGTGCTCGAGCGGCGGGCGGCCCCGACCTTCGATGTGCTGATCGAGATCGTCGACCGGGACCGGCTGGCATTGCACCACGACGTGGCGACGGCGGTCGACGCCATGCTGCGCGGACGCCCGCTGCCGCCCGAGATTCGCAGCCTGGATGACGAAGGCGAGATCCGAATCGAAGCCGCCCCGCCGTCCGCCGGCAGGGCGCGCACGGGCGAGCGCGGCTACCAGCGT includes:
- a CDS encoding AAA family ATPase, translated to MAPGRHITDNLDALLDVLPRTIAQRLVEIDRSDDLLEVILDLGRIPAARFVDREVPLQEHETLPEDLEYVVARIGEFDADNRAGMERTLHRISAIRNRHDRIVGLTCRVGRAVYGTIDIIQDLIGGGKSVLLVGRPGVGKTTMLREAARILAEDKRVVIVDTSNEIAGDGDVPHPAIGRARRMQVRKPNLQHEVMIEAVENHNPQVIVIDEIGRELEAVAARTIAERGVQLIGTAHGNTLENLLLNPTLSDLVGGIESVTLSDEEARRRGTQKTVLERRAAPTFDVLIEIVDRDRLALHHDVATAVDAMLRGRPLPPEIRSLDDEGEIRIEAAPPSAGRARTGERGYQRQAGQPSLAPGEVNGLPYSPTPPHMPGGPLSPVRVYAYGVARNRLRTAARHLHVPAILVDDPAEAEVIVTLRAYYRRHQKLIADAEARRMPIFVLRANTSGQMENFLTDLFSLEAGPAQGPELDVALQETQQAVSAVLNGAHSVDLSPSSSYIRRLQHQLARQANLVSHSYGKEPNRRVRIFRN